TCAGTGACGGCTTTTGAAGATTTTTCTTTTAGAAGACGATAAATTTCTTCTTTTGGAGGATTTAGACCTTCTTCTTGCAAAACTTTTAAAATAGCTTTTAACATATTGGGGTACGTATCAAATAAAGTACCGTCAAAATCCCAAATAAAATCTTTCATTTTCATCAACCTTTAGTTTTTAAATGAATGGATTGGGGCTGGAATACGGCCGCCCCGCGCGATAAAATCAGCACTTTTAGCCGGATTAACTTTCATTACTGGCGCACGACCCAACAAGCCGCCAAATTCTACCATGTCTCCAACTTTTTGTCCTTTAGCTGGAATTATCCGAACTGCAGTGGTCTTATGATTAATCACGCCAATCGCTGCCTCATCGGCAATCATTGCCGCAATCGTTTCAGCAGTCGTATCACCAGGAATAGCAATCATATCTAAACCAACTGAACAAATTGCCGTCATTGCTTCTAATTTTTCTAAATTCAATAATCCGTTTTCAACAGCTTTAATCATCCCTGCATCTTCAGAAACTGGAATAAAAGCACCCGATAATCCACCGACATGATTACAAGCCATAACGCCACCTTTTTTTACAGCGTCATTTAAAAGTGCCAAAGCTGCAGTTGTGCCGTGGGTTCCAACTGATTCCAAACCCATTTCCTCTAAAATTAAAGCCACGCTGTCTCCTACAGCAGGCGTTGGGGCTAATGACAAATCGACAATACCAAAGGGTACACCTAAACGTTTTGAAGCAACTTGTCCGACCATTTGACCCATACGCGTAATTTTAAAAGCAGTTTTCTTAACAGTTTCAGCTACGACATCAAAAGATTCGCCTTTCACCTTTTCTAATGCTCGTTTTACAACGCCGGGACCACTGACACCAACATTAATCTCACAATCAGCTTCACCAACGCCGTGAAAGGCGCCAGCCATAAATGGATTATCCTCAACTGCATTAGCAAAAACAACTAATTTGGCACACCCCATATCAGAAGCATCCGCAGTTTTTTTGATTGTTTCCCCCATTAATTTAACTGCATCCATATTAATTCCCGCCCGGGTAGAACCGATATTAACCGAAGAACAAACAAATTGCGTTTCTTTTAGCGCCTCTGGAATTGAAGCAATCAGCGCCTCATCTGCACCTTGATAGCCTTTTTCAACTAAAGCTGAAAAGCCACCAATAAAGTTTACACCTAAAGCAATTGCTGCTTTATCTAAAGTTTTTGCAAAAGGAATGCAATCTTTTGTTCCACTTGCAGCAGCAATCAGTGAAATCGGTGTTACAGAAATACGTTTATTGATAATAGGAATACCAAATTCCGTTTCAATATCTTCTCCTACTTTTACCAAGTCGAAAGCTTTGGTTGTAATTTTTTGATAAATATTGT
The DNA window shown above is from Enterococcus montenegrensis and carries:
- a CDS encoding PFL family protein, giving the protein METNQILETIRMVEEENLDIRTITMGISLLDCISGDVKKTCDNIYQKITTKAFDLVKVGEDIETEFGIPIINKRISVTPISLIAAASGTKDCIPFAKTLDKAAIALGVNFIGGFSALVEKGYQGADEALIASIPEALKETQFVCSSVNIGSTRAGINMDAVKLMGETIKKTADASDMGCAKLVVFANAVEDNPFMAGAFHGVGEADCEINVGVSGPGVVKRALEKVKGESFDVVAETVKKTAFKITRMGQMVGQVASKRLGVPFGIVDLSLAPTPAVGDSVALILEEMGLESVGTHGTTAALALLNDAVKKGGVMACNHVGGLSGAFIPVSEDAGMIKAVENGLLNLEKLEAMTAICSVGLDMIAIPGDTTAETIAAMIADEAAIGVINHKTTAVRIIPAKGQKVGDMVEFGGLLGRAPVMKVNPAKSADFIARGGRIPAPIHSFKN